In the Silvanigrella aquatica genome, TTCCACCCAACTCAAAATCATTTCCTCTTCCAATTAAATATGCTTTTTGCATTTCTGTCAAATTAAATGGCATATAATGCTTATTTTTATTCGATATTATTTCATTCAATAAATCATTTAAAATAGGTCTATCTTTAATTAATTTAGATTGTAATTCAACCGTATTATATTCATATATTTCTGCTAAATTTATTTCACGTCTTATTTTTTGCCTTATATTTTGAACCAAGGCCATTGCCTGAAGAGAATGACCACCCAATAAAAAAAAGGAAATATTTATTCCTAATTCTTTTTGATTTAATATTTCACACCAAATTTTGTATATTTGATTTTCTAGCTCATTTCTAGGATATTGAAGATTATGATTATTTTGAGACGCCTCTAATAGTGGTTTAGGAAAACTTTTAATATCTAATTTTCCATTAGGACTTAAAGGAAATTCATTTAAAAATACAAAAAAGCTAGGCACCATATAATCTGGTAAAGTTAAACTCAATGAATTTTTTATATTAAGAATAAGTTCATTTGATTTTACATCAGATATTAGATAAGCAACTAAATATTTTTGATTGATAAAATCTTCCCTTGCTATTACTGCTACATTTTTTATTTCTTTACATTTTAAAATTTCACTTTCAATCTCTCCAATTTCAATTCTAAATCCACGCAGTTTAATTTGATTATCAATTCTTCCAATATATTCAATAGCACCATCACTTAAAAATCTGCATAAATCTCCAGTTCGATAAATTTTCTCACTATGTAAAAATGGATTAGAAATAAATTTTTCTTGGGTTAATTCTATTTTATGGAGGTATCCTCTTGCGAGACAGATTCCACCAATAAACAACTCCCCAATTTCATTAATATCTACTGGTTGTAGTTTCTCATTCAAAATATATAGGTAAATATTTGCGATTGGATAGCCAATGGGAACAATATTTCTTTCATCATTTTTTTTACAATCCCAATATGTAACATCAATTGCTGCTTCTGTAGGACCATATAGATTATAAAGCATACAATTATCAAATTGTTCAAAAAATTTGTTTTGTAAATGGTAACTTAAGGCTTCTCCACTTGTAAAAACTCTTTTAAGAGAAGAACATTTTGATGCTATCTTTGCATCTAAAAATAAATTCAACATAGATGGAACAAAATGAATTGTTGTAACCTTTTCTTTTTCTATTAAATTAGCTAGTTCATACGTATCTTTATGAATTTCTGGATAAGCCATAATTAATGTTGCACCCGTGAATAGTGGCCAAAAGAACTCCCAAACAGAGACATCAAAACCAAAGGGAGTCTTTTGAATAACGAGATCATCTTCTGTTAAATTATAATAGCTTTGCATCCATAATATTCTATTAACAATGCCTTTATGAGTATTACATACACCCTTAGGATTTCCAGTTGTACCCGAAGTATAAATGACATAGCAAAGACTGTTGAATTGATTAATAATAGGAAGATTATTTTTACTATAAGGATCCAATAGATTATGATCTGAAATAAATATTTTATTTACTAAGACATCTAAAAAATTGTTATTTAATTCTTTTTCAGTAATTAATAACTCTGCTTTTGAATCATTTATAATATATTTTATTCTTTCAATAGGATAGTTTGGATCTATAGGAACATATGCACCTCCTGATTTTAATATTGCCAAGATTCCAATAACAAGTTCTATTGAACGATTCATAGAAATTGCGACTAGTTTATCTTCTTTAATTCCAAGATTTTTTAAATATGATGCTAATTGATTTGCCTTTTGATTTAGCTGAGAGTAAGTAATTTTTTTTTTTCACCAAATTTGACGGCAATTTTATTTGGATTTTTAAGACATTGCTCTTCAAATATTTCATGCATTCTTTTATGATTTGAAATATATAAAATTTCTTTATTAATATTAGATACAAAATTTAATTTTTCCATTAATTTCTCCAAGTTTATTTTAATTTATATTATGAATATACTAAAAACAAATAGTATCTCAAATTAATATATAACTAAATTTTAGCATCACCTCAAGTATGTGATATATATTTTCAAATAATAATTAGATAAATGATTACCATAATTTTAAAATTTGCGGATATTTTTTACTATAAATAACTCTAAATAAATACATTTTATCACATAAATAATATTATTATATTATAATAAATTTTACTATTTAAATATAAAATAAAATACTTAGAATATATTACCAAATAATTAATTTTTCTTATTATAGCAGACCATAATATCAACTAAAAAATATTGGATATCTATTAATTTGTATTGATTAAGATATTTAGGGGAAGAGATAATAAAAAGATACAAAAGTATAGCAGCAAATTAAATTCATTTAATTTTTATCTTAACCCACCAAATCCTTCATAAATGGAAACACCATCAATTTTCCAATTTCCTTCACGAATGATTTTTTCTAATTGAGCACTTTGTGAGCCATTGGCAAGATACTGCATATTTCTTAATAAAATAAAAATATCAAATACCTTAGATTCAAGACCCAATTGATTTAATTTTCCCTCTAAAATATTTTCGAATAAATTTTTAAATTTTCCATTATTAGAAATAAATTTTAAGGAATCCATGGATTTTAAATCTTTACTATAAGAAATTTTTTCCGAATTTTGATTTAAAAAAAACACCGGTATTGAAAAAATTTTCGCTAAATACGTCAGATCATTTTGATATTTAAACCCTTCCATAACAAGAATAGTATGAACATGTTTTTCAAAAATGAGTTTTTCGGCAGCCTGAGATAAACTTCCTTCATTTGTATTGGCTTCCATAATATCAATGAAATAAGACACTCCTTGCGCTGCCGGAGATGATAAAAATGCAGAGATTGAACGTAAAACATTTTGATTGTATTTTTGTCTATCAGGTTTATTTGCTAAAATGAGACCCACTCTCATTTCTTTAGGATCATCATGATTTAATTTAATGAGCCTCGATCTAAGCTGCGAATTAACAATAAATAAACCTGAATTTAATATGATGCTATCCTCATTTTTAAGTAGGTTTTTTTCTAAAATGTCGAGAGCTTGCTGATTATCACCTTCTTTCATTTTTAATAAAAATACATTTTCCACATAATTTTCTGGAAAACCTGAATTCACATTGCTTTCAAAATTTAAAATAGAGAGTCTTTCCTCAATATCAGAAATCGTTATATTTTTATTAGCATATTTATTAATTTCAACTTCCTGCATATTTTCTTTTTTCATTATACTCAATAAATTAGTAATCTCAGAGCGCTCAAATTCTTTGTTAAAAGAATAACGTGCAGCTTCAGCAGAAAGAGCGTAAAATCTGGCTAAATAAACAGGTTGTAAATGAGGAGAGGTTAAACTTTTGGATAAAGAAACAGCTTTACCATAATTTTTTGTAATAGCATATATTTGTAATAATCCATAAGTACAAATAGAATGAACTGATGAAGGTAAAACATTTTCAGCTAAGGAATCTTCTAAATAATGTTGTGATAAATTGATTTCATTCAGATTATTATTTAAAAGTGCGAGACGGCATTTTGAAAAAGATATTTCTTTTTTTGAGGAATATTCATTTTCAATCACGTTTTTATATAGACTTATTGCTTTGTCGTATTGTTTTTCATAAAAAAAACCCTCTGCTTTTTCAAATACAGAGAGTTGCGCATGAGCATAAATTGTCAATAATGTACTGCAAAATAATAAACCCGCAATTTTAGTCAGGCGCGCCGACGCGCACCATAGCTGTTCTAAGAATGCGATCCCCAATTTTGTAGCCCGCCATAAACTCATCAATAACAGTTTCTTGAGTATAAGAAGCATCGACCACTTTTGCGATAGCATTGTGATAAGACGGGTTAAAAGGCGCGTCTTTACCTGGTAATCTTTCAATTCCATGTTTTTTAACAGTATCTTGGAATACTTTTGAAACAAGTTGAACACCCTCGACAATTCCAGCAACTTTTTTACCTTCTTCAGTTTCAAAGTTTATCTGTGAATTTTCAATAGCAAGCATTGCCTTATCGAAGGCATCGATGACAGGAAGGAGATCTTTGGCAAACTCTTGAATGGCATAAATGCGTGTATCTGCTTTTTCCTTTTCCATTCTTTTGCGTGTATTTTCAAAGTCGGCAGCAATACGAAGCATACGATCGTGAGTTTCTAACAATTTAGCTTGCGCGGTTGCACATTCCGCTTCCAACGCCACTATTTTTGCACCCTCTTCACTCAAAGAAGAAGCCCCTTGCACTTCAGAACTCTCTTTATTTTGATTAGAAGAATTATCTTGCTTTTCAGATGAAGACGCACTTGTGGTGCCTTCTGTTGAATATTTCGCTTTATTGTTCAAAAACATATTATAAACCCTCGCGTTTCAGTTCGATCACAATCTCGATCCGTATGAATGTAAGCATTGAAAGCGGGTGGTCAACAATAAATTTTTTGATTATGTGCATTTGGTACTTGAAAAGTCTTCTCCTCTTTATAAGAATGACGTGCGTTTAAGCTCTTGATCCAGGAAAGGCGTAAATATCCCATGCTTGATCCCAAATTTATCCGAGATAACCTAGAAGCCATTGCAATTGCTGCAAAAAACAAACGTTTTGAGTTCGATCCTAAGCTATTTGCGGATCTTTATGAAAAACGTTCCAAATGTATAAAAGAAACAGAAGAGCTTAGAAATAAGCGCAACGAGGGCTCTGACGCGGTTAAGAAGGCAAAATCTAAAGAAGAGCGTGAGCTTCTCGTCTCGCAAATGAGACAAATGGGGCCCCTTCTTGAGGAAGCGGAAAAAAATCTGCGCGAAGTGGAAAAAGAATTTGAAAAACTTTTG is a window encoding:
- a CDS encoding nucleotide exchange factor GrpE; translation: MFLNNKAKYSTEGTTSASSSEKQDNSSNQNKESSEVQGASSLSEEGAKIVALEAECATAQAKLLETHDRMLRIAADFENTRKRMEKEKADTRIYAIQEFAKDLLPVIDAFDKAMLAIENSQINFETEEGKKVAGIVEGVQLVSKVFQDTVKKHGIERLPGKDAPFNPSYHNAIAKVVDASYTQETVIDEFMAGYKIGDRILRTAMVRVGAPD